In Apium graveolens cultivar Ventura chromosome 10, ASM990537v1, whole genome shotgun sequence, the following are encoded in one genomic region:
- the LOC141690083 gene encoding ACT domain-containing protein ACR9, with amino-acid sequence MAIPCWDDIVLIEKEKSSTDTTVITVNCPDKAGLGCDLARIVLEFGLFITRGDFSTDGKWCYVVLWVVPRPISLKVDWESLKNRLLSACPSCLPKFYLNQSSNSSQPPPLYLLKVFSLDRKGLLHDVTKVLSELELLIQRVKVMTTPDGKVLDLFLITDDMDLLHTKKRRDDACEHINDEIGEDCISCELELAGPEYESQLGLSSLSKAVCEELFCCELSDREACSQALSADITKVKKATITVDNHLSPAHTLLQIQCVDQKGLIYDILRTAKDCNIQVAYGRVPSSVKGYRTLDLFIQKSDGGKIVDREFQDTLCSRLKEEMLHPLRVTITNRGPDTELLVANPVELSGKGRPRVFYDVTNALKMLGICVFSAEIGRHSTTDRQWEVYRFLLIESCEFPLASKRAKNEIADRVRRTLMGW; translated from the exons ATGGCGATTCCGTGCTGGGACGACATCGTTTTAATCGAGAAAGAAAAAAGCTCCACAGATACAACCGTTATAACAGTTAATTGCCCCGATAAAGCCGGACTTGGCTGTGACCTCGCTCGAATTGTCCTCGAATTTGGCCTCTTTATCACCCGTGGCG ATTtttctactgatgggaaatggtGTTACGTCGTATTGTGGGTTGTTCCGCGCCCTATCTCGTTGAAAGTTGATTGGGAGAGCTTGAAAAACCGGCTTTTATCTGCCTGTCCTTCGTGTTTGCCAAAGTTTTATTTGAATCAATCGAGCAACAGTTCTCAACCACCTCCGTTGTATCTTTTGAAGGTCTTCTCGCTGGATCGTAAAGGTTTATTACATG ATGTTACGAAAGTGCTGTCTGAGCTTGAGTTGTTGATTCAAAGAGTAAAAGTGATGACGACCCCAGACGGCAAAGTCTTGGATCTTTTCTTAATTACAGATGACAT GGACTTGCTGCACACGAAAAAGAGACGAGATGACGCTTGTGAACATATCAATGATGAAATAGGAGAGGATTGTATCAGCTGCGAACTTGAACTCGCAGGTCCCGAGTACGAAAGTCAGCTGGGTTTATCTTCTCTTTCCAAGGCAGTTTGTGAAGAATTGTTTTGTTGTGAGCTTTCTGATAGAGAAGCTTGTTCACAAGCCCTAAGTGCTGACATAACTAAAGTTAAGAAGGCCACTATCACAGTTGATAATCATCTGAGCCCAGCACATACCTTGCTTCAAATACAGTGTGTTGATCAGAAGGGACTTATCTATGATATTTTGAGAACTGCAAAGGATTGCAATATTCAG GTTGCCTATGGAAGAGTCCCTTCAAGTGTAAAGGGCTACCGTACTCTGGACTTGTTCATTCAAAAATCAGACGGAGGAAAGATTGTGGATCGTGAGTTTCAGGATACCTTATGTTCTCGTTTGAAGGAGGAGATGCTGCATCCATTGCGAGTCACCATCACCAATCGAGGTCCAGACACTGAACTTTTGGTTGCTAATCCAGTTGAATTATCAGGAAAGGGAAGGCCTCGTGTTTTCTATGATGTAACAAATGCATTGAAGATGCTAGGTATATGTGTCTTCTCG GCCGAAATTGGAAGACATTCAACAACAGATCGCCAGTGGGAGGTTTACAGATTCCTCTTAATTGAAAGCTGCGAATTTCCGTTAGCTAGTAAACGAGCAAAGAATGAGATCGCAGATAGAGTAAGGAGAACACTGATGGGCTGGTAA